TAATATTCCACTTGATTATTGTGTTACTGAACCAAAACTAAATACTGTACGTCCATTTTGATTCATCAAAATTTGTGCATTATAGTTAGGCATTAACATCGCGTGCATTGCATCTAAATCCCATTGATTAGGGTTTTTAAACCATTCAGCAAAATTCATATCTATATTAATCGAAGCATCATTTGATAAATTAAATGACTGATTTAATTTTACATAGAAATGATTCGCTTCATGTGTTCCATTATTTGAAGCCGTTCCATTATGAAATGCAAAAGCAGTAGTATCATTATTAGATTCAATAAATTTCCCTTCAAACTTCAAAAAGTGATATCCTCCACCAATCATTGCAGGCCATGACCAACTTGCTGCGTTTAAATCTGCATAAGCTCCATCAGTATTATCAGCTTCATCAAATCCCCAAGTAAATCCTATTCCTGTATAATCTCCATAAGGAACATGAACATCATCAGGAAAAGAATAAGCAAATGAATTGGTATTATCAAAATCTACAAAATTATATCCTTCAACAACTATACTGTCCCCGTCAGCTTTATACAAAACAAAATCAGAAACTAAATACTGAATTTTAGTGATGCTATGCGTTGTTCCCATATCATTCGTATACTTCAAGTCATTGAAATCGGATGGCATTATTGTAGCTCCATCATATTTATGATTCATTTTAATCATCACATGACTTCCATCATGTCCATCTCCTGATGTTGTATCAAACTCACATGAACCATCATCTTTTTTAGCATTAGCATCATAATTTGTTGCTGCTGAATCTGTACATCCTTTCTTTTTACAAGATGTAGTACCTAAAGCTAAACTTACCCCTAAAATTCCTGCTATTAATATTTTTGTATTTTTCATTGTATTTTTTTTAAAAATTGTAATTTAATCCTACAGACGTTCTGTAGGTTGTAAATAATTGTGTATCTCCATTTAATTGAGTAGCATACACATGTTGGTATTGAGCACTTAAGCTCCAATTGTTTTTATATAATTTAAGACCAATATTCCCAAAAAAGGTTGCTCCACCTGAATCATTAATGATCGCCTGTTCATAATCTTTCTCAAACTTTTCGACATAAGATCCCAAAAATGGCATCAATACTAGTCCTTTTACTTCTTTAATGTAAAAGATATTAGCATTAAGGTTTAAGGTGTTTCCATATCTAAAATTATCTTGATTATAGGTATTAAACTTAATATTAAGATTCGTTGAAAACCCTAGACTTTTATACCTAAAAGCATAAGTCGTCAAGAACAAAAAATCCCAACTTCCTGAACCTGGCTGCAAATCTAAATTTGGCGTTCCAAAAGCATATGATTTAGAAATACTTCCTAATGGTAATTTTACCCCTCCTCCAATAGTAACTCTATGAGTTATATTTTGAGTTGTATCTGAAGTTTGCTTAGTATTATACAATTGATAGGTTTGAATCAATAATGGATCTCCTAATCCTTTGATCCTATATTTTGCTAATCCGTCAATCTTTTCAGTATTATCTACTATAGGTAAGGTAAACATTGTCTTCCACCTATCTTTCAGATAAAAAGTACCTCTTAATTCATACGTTTTATAGATGTCTATTACTTCTTTATTTAATAATTGGCTGGTTTCTACTCCTCCGTGTTTTAATAATACTTGACCTAATTCATTATACTTTCCATACATAAATCTTGAATGATGGTAAAATCCAAATGAATTTCGATAATCATTAGGTGATATATTTAAATATACATTACAATTATCACACGAATAAGCAACAAACGAACGAATTATTAATAAAATAAGAATTGTTTTCTTCATTTATTTAATCTTTAAGTAACCAAAGGTTACGAATTCGTTAGTTTTACTAGAATTGTAATTGATTAAATAAAAATTGGAGGTCTGAAGATAGGAGATAAATATTGGTTATTCGTATACGAAGCGATTAAAT
Above is a window of Flavobacteriales bacterium DNA encoding:
- a CDS encoding transporter encodes the protein MKKTILILLIIRSFVAYSCDNCNVYLNISPNDYRNSFGFYHHSRFMYGKYNELGQVLLKHGGVETSQLLNKEVIDIYKTYELRGTFYLKDRWKTMFTLPIVDNTEKIDGLAKYRIKGLGDPLLIQTYQLYNTKQTSDTTQNITHRVTIGGGVKLPLGSISKSYAFGTPNLDLQPGSGSWDFLFLTTYAFRYKSLGFSTNLNIKFNTYNQDNFRYGNTLNLNANIFYIKEVKGLVLMPFLGSYVEKFEKDYEQAIINDSGGATFFGNIGLKLYKNNWSLSAQYQHVYATQLNGDTQLFTTYRTSVGLNYNF